The Streptomyces tendae genome has a window encoding:
- a CDS encoding SCO0930 family lipoprotein, whose product MNTSWRTASLVVSAAAVLTLTTACGQDSQPPSSQNVGITAPGDLGGVGSGAQAGQTSPAPSQPANTAGQLNVATDAKLGKVVTDELGLTLYRFDQDSANPPKSNCDGDCAKTWPPVPADDASAGEGIDKALLGRITRADGTKQLTVDGWPAYRYVKDVNAGDVKGQGVGGKWFAFTPEGKKARSADQPGLSTREDSELGEIVVDKNGMTVYRFMKDEAWPKPVSACTGDCLKKWPVVSPVAFGDTKGIQKKGYMTFTRPDGADQQTINCWPIYTFAGDKAPGDTNGQGVGGTWYAVRPDGKPVGASEK is encoded by the coding sequence ATGAATACCTCCTGGCGGACCGCCTCACTGGTGGTGAGCGCCGCGGCGGTGCTGACCCTGACGACGGCGTGCGGTCAGGACAGCCAGCCGCCCTCCAGCCAGAACGTGGGGATCACGGCGCCGGGCGACCTGGGCGGCGTCGGCAGCGGCGCGCAGGCGGGCCAGACCTCCCCGGCCCCGAGCCAGCCGGCCAACACGGCCGGCCAGCTCAACGTGGCGACCGACGCCAAGCTCGGCAAGGTCGTGACCGACGAACTGGGTCTCACGCTCTACCGCTTCGACCAGGACTCGGCGAACCCCCCGAAGTCCAACTGCGACGGGGACTGCGCGAAGACCTGGCCGCCGGTGCCCGCGGACGACGCCTCCGCGGGCGAGGGCATCGACAAGGCGCTGCTGGGCCGGATCACCCGGGCCGACGGCACCAAGCAGCTGACCGTCGACGGCTGGCCGGCCTACCGGTACGTCAAGGACGTCAACGCCGGAGACGTCAAGGGTCAGGGGGTCGGCGGCAAGTGGTTCGCGTTCACCCCCGAGGGGAAGAAGGCGCGGTCGGCGGACCAGCCCGGGCTCTCCACCCGGGAGGACTCCGAGCTCGGCGAGATCGTCGTCGACAAGAACGGCATGACCGTCTACCGGTTCATGAAGGACGAGGCGTGGCCGAAGCCCGTGTCGGCGTGCACCGGCGACTGCCTGAAGAAGTGGCCGGTGGTGTCGCCGGTCGCGTTCGGCGACACCAAGGGCATCCAGAAGAAGGGGTACATGACCTTCACCCGCCCCGACGGCGCCGACCAGCAGACGATCAACTGCTGGCCCATCTACACCTTCGCCGGTGACAAGGCCCCCGGCGACACCAACGGTCAGGGCGTCGGCGGTACCTGGTACGCCGTACGGCCCGACGGAAAGCCGGTCGGCGCGTCGGAGAAGTAG
- a CDS encoding SAM-dependent methyltransferase: MERPAWAPRSIDITVPSVSRMYDYYLGGSHNFEVDREAARRAMEFMPGLPKVMQANRAFMRRAVRFAVAEGVTQFLDIGSGIPTFGNVHEVAQEADPRARVMYVDHDPVAVAHSTVVLEGNDGAGVLAADLRKPQEILGSDEVARLIDLNRPVALLLVAILHFVEDADDPYGAVAELREALAPGSMLVLTHAAYEGIPLPPERAEGAVDVYRDMRNPLIMRTRDEIARFFEGYDMVEPGLVPMPRWRPDTAPEDEDPYAFSGLAGVGRTA, translated from the coding sequence ATGGAGCGTCCCGCCTGGGCCCCTCGGAGCATCGACATCACGGTGCCCAGTGTCTCCCGGATGTACGACTACTACCTGGGCGGTTCGCACAATTTCGAGGTCGACCGGGAAGCGGCCCGCAGGGCCATGGAGTTCATGCCGGGGCTGCCCAAGGTCATGCAGGCGAACCGGGCGTTCATGCGACGGGCGGTGCGGTTCGCCGTCGCCGAGGGCGTGACCCAGTTCCTCGACATCGGCTCCGGCATCCCCACCTTCGGCAACGTGCACGAGGTGGCCCAGGAGGCCGACCCCCGGGCCCGGGTGATGTACGTCGACCACGACCCCGTCGCGGTCGCGCACAGCACGGTGGTGCTGGAGGGCAACGACGGCGCCGGCGTCCTCGCCGCCGACCTCCGCAAGCCGCAGGAGATCCTCGGCAGTGACGAAGTCGCGCGGCTGATCGACCTGAATCGGCCGGTGGCGCTGCTTCTCGTTGCCATACTTCACTTCGTGGAAGACGCGGACGACCCGTACGGGGCGGTGGCCGAACTGCGCGAGGCCCTGGCACCCGGCAGCATGCTGGTGCTCACCCATGCCGCGTACGAGGGAATCCCGTTGCCGCCGGAGCGGGCCGAGGGGGCGGTGGACGTGTACCGAGACATGCGCAACCCGCTGATCATGCGCACGCGCGACGAGATCGCGCGGTTCTTCGAGGGGTACGACATGGTGGAACCCGGACTGGTGCCGATGCCACGCTGGCGCCCGGACACCGCACCGGAGGACGAGGATCCCTACGCCTTCTCCGGTCTCGCGGGAGTGGGGCGTACGGCGTGA
- a CDS encoding putative bifunctional diguanylate cyclase/phosphodiesterase: MSGEPDGPEDRLRRFATIWSRAVYPVTSTASTRPEFEERLLPVARLLSEALRARSFDPDAGRAAGAALVAAHCTDPEALSRTLDCVDAYLVLYCGEDGDRETLRARSSRLQHAMAAGFAQALRERTLAEQEAIAQAALEAQGVVAQALHATETRFRAVFEGAAIGIGIADLDGNILQVNNALRRMFGLSEQALLGRNVKDWTHPDDAPQTWRLYAELVGGEREHYHLEKAFYRPDGTVLWTNLTVSLLRDADGAPQYQLALMEDTTERRLLNLRLRYEATHDALTGLPNRTFFFERLEKALSAGRDQRFGLCYLDLDGFKTVNDSLGHAAGDRLLVEVADRLQSCATAPGEMVARLGGDEFVALTTGPDTRRTVDELAGRIMNALLAPISVDGRELTVRGSIGVVEGPAGERSAAEVLRSADITMYRAKAAGGNRFELADPEADARAITRHGLTTALPTALDRGEFFIEYQPLVHLGDGSVRGAEALVRWLHPQHGVLSPDRFIPLAEHTGLIVPLGRWVLEQSVRQARAWRDANGGEELGPLRINVNLSPCQLTHPGLVQDTVEILERTGVTPDALCLEVTESALIGADDDLLKPLRRLAEMGVDIALDDFGTGYSNLANLRRLPVSVLKLDRSFTQSMQQFPADPVDLKIVEGIVSLAHSLDLAVTVEGVETGAQAEQLRILGCDTAQGWYYARPGPPERLHDLALVDATG; encoded by the coding sequence GTGAGCGGCGAGCCGGACGGGCCGGAGGACAGACTGCGCCGGTTCGCGACGATCTGGAGCCGGGCCGTCTACCCGGTGACCTCGACCGCCTCGACCCGGCCGGAGTTCGAGGAGCGGCTGCTGCCGGTGGCCCGGCTGCTGAGCGAGGCGCTGCGGGCACGCTCCTTCGACCCGGACGCGGGCCGCGCGGCCGGCGCCGCGCTGGTGGCGGCCCACTGCACCGACCCGGAGGCGCTCAGCCGCACCCTGGACTGCGTGGACGCCTACCTGGTCCTGTACTGCGGCGAGGACGGCGACCGGGAGACCCTCAGGGCGCGCAGCTCCCGCCTCCAGCACGCCATGGCCGCGGGCTTCGCGCAGGCCCTGCGCGAGCGGACGCTGGCCGAGCAGGAGGCCATCGCCCAGGCCGCGTTGGAGGCACAGGGCGTGGTGGCGCAGGCGCTGCACGCCACCGAGACCCGGTTCCGGGCGGTCTTCGAGGGTGCGGCCATAGGCATCGGCATCGCCGACCTCGACGGCAACATCCTCCAGGTCAACAACGCGCTGCGGCGCATGTTCGGACTGTCGGAGCAGGCGTTGCTCGGCCGCAACGTCAAGGACTGGACGCACCCCGACGACGCCCCCCAGACCTGGCGTCTCTACGCGGAACTGGTCGGTGGCGAGCGCGAGCACTACCACCTCGAGAAGGCCTTCTACCGGCCCGACGGAACGGTCCTGTGGACCAACCTGACGGTCTCCCTGCTGCGCGACGCCGACGGCGCACCGCAGTACCAGCTCGCGCTGATGGAGGACACCACCGAGCGGCGGCTGCTCAACCTCCGGCTGCGCTACGAGGCCACGCACGACGCGCTCACCGGACTGCCCAACCGCACCTTCTTCTTCGAACGCCTGGAGAAGGCCCTCTCGGCCGGCCGGGACCAGCGGTTCGGGCTGTGCTACCTCGACCTGGACGGCTTCAAGACCGTCAACGACAGCCTCGGCCACGCGGCCGGCGACCGGCTGCTCGTCGAGGTCGCCGACCGGCTGCAGTCCTGCGCCACCGCGCCCGGCGAGATGGTGGCCCGTCTCGGCGGCGACGAGTTCGTGGCCCTCACCACCGGCCCCGACACCCGGCGCACGGTCGACGAGCTGGCCGGCCGGATCATGAACGCGCTGCTGGCCCCGATCAGCGTCGACGGCCGGGAGCTGACCGTGCGCGGCAGCATCGGCGTCGTCGAGGGCCCGGCCGGGGAACGCAGCGCGGCGGAGGTGCTGCGCAGCGCCGACATCACGATGTACCGGGCCAAGGCGGCCGGCGGCAACCGCTTCGAGCTGGCGGACCCGGAGGCCGACGCCCGCGCCATCACCCGGCACGGACTCACCACGGCGCTGCCCACGGCCCTGGACCGGGGGGAGTTCTTCATCGAGTACCAGCCCCTGGTGCACCTCGGCGACGGCAGCGTCCGGGGCGCCGAGGCGCTGGTGCGCTGGCTGCACCCGCAGCACGGGGTGCTGTCCCCGGACCGCTTCATCCCGCTCGCCGAGCACACCGGCCTCATCGTGCCGCTGGGCCGCTGGGTGCTGGAGCAGTCGGTGCGGCAGGCCCGCGCGTGGCGCGACGCCAACGGGGGCGAGGAGCTCGGCCCGCTGCGCATCAACGTGAACCTCTCGCCCTGCCAGCTCACCCACCCGGGCCTGGTCCAGGACACCGTGGAGATCCTGGAACGCACGGGCGTCACGCCCGACGCGCTGTGCCTGGAGGTCACCGAGTCGGCGCTCATCGGCGCCGACGACGACCTCCTCAAGCCGCTGCGCAGGCTCGCCGAGATGGGCGTCGACATCGCCCTGGACGACTTCGGCACCGGCTACTCCAACCTCGCCAACCTGCGCCGGCTCCCGGTGAGCGTCCTCAAGCTGGACCGCTCCTTCACGCAGAGCATGCAGCAGTTCCCCGCCGACCCGGTCGACCTCAAGATCGTCGAGGGCATCGTCTCGCTGGCCCACTCCCTCGACCTCGCGGTCACCGTGGAGGGAGTGGAGACCGGCGCCCAGGCCGAACAGCTCCGCATCCTCGGCTGCGACACGGCCCAGGGCTGGTACTACGCCCGCCCGGGCCCCCCGGAGCGGCTGCACGACCTGGCGCTGGTGGACGCGACGGGGTGA
- a CDS encoding LysR family transcriptional regulator has translation MQFPQLQYFVAVAETRHFTRAAELVHVAQPSLSQQIKALERELGADLFRRARGNITLTDAGEALLPLARRILADADTARHEVQEVAQLRSGRVRLGATPSLCTGLLPDVLRAFHDRYPGVRLLVEEGGSHDLVRELARGALDLALVVLPLPTPSPALTTVELLREDLVVVSSPDAPRPGGGRRTVRIADLEGERLVMFRHGYDLRELTVAACRAEGFEPGFAVEGGEMDAVLGFVRAGLGVAVVPRMVAARSGHGLRVTPLARPGLHRTIALAHRSDVAPPRAARELQRMLLER, from the coding sequence ATGCAGTTCCCGCAGCTCCAGTACTTCGTGGCCGTCGCCGAGACCCGGCACTTCACCCGCGCCGCGGAGCTGGTCCACGTCGCCCAGCCGTCGCTCTCGCAGCAGATCAAGGCCCTGGAGCGGGAGCTGGGCGCGGATCTGTTCCGGCGGGCGCGCGGCAACATCACGCTGACCGACGCGGGCGAGGCGCTGCTGCCGCTGGCCCGGCGCATCCTGGCCGACGCGGACACCGCCCGGCACGAGGTGCAGGAGGTGGCGCAGCTGCGCAGCGGCCGGGTGCGGCTGGGCGCGACCCCCAGTCTGTGCACGGGCCTGCTGCCGGACGTGCTGCGCGCCTTCCACGACCGCTATCCGGGCGTCCGGCTGCTGGTCGAGGAGGGCGGCTCGCACGACCTGGTGCGCGAGCTGGCCCGCGGCGCCCTGGACCTGGCGCTGGTCGTGCTGCCGCTGCCCACCCCCTCCCCCGCGCTGACCACGGTGGAGCTGCTGCGCGAGGACCTGGTGGTCGTCTCCTCACCGGACGCCCCGCGCCCCGGCGGGGGGCGGCGTACCGTGCGCATCGCCGACCTGGAGGGCGAGCGCCTGGTGATGTTCCGGCACGGCTACGACCTGCGGGAGCTGACGGTGGCCGCGTGCCGGGCGGAGGGCTTCGAGCCGGGGTTCGCGGTGGAGGGCGGGGAGATGGACGCGGTGCTGGGCTTCGTCCGGGCGGGGCTGGGCGTCGCGGTGGTGCCCCGTATGGTGGCCGCCCGCTCCGGCCACGGCCTGCGCGTCACCCCGCTGGCCCGCCCGGGACTCCACCGCACGATCGCCCTGGCCCACCGCAGCGACGTGGCACCGCCGCGGGCGGCCAGGGAGCTGCAGCGGATGCTGCTGGAGCGGTGA
- a CDS encoding succinate dehydrogenase, which translates to MARTVWDSTVGKKTVMAVSGLIMLLYLVVHMIGNLKIFFGAGEFNHYAHWLRTVGEPFMHYEWTLWVVRVVLVLAVVAHAVSAYQLSRRDIKARPTKYVHKKARASYATRTMRWGGIILALFIVWHVLDLTTGTVHSGGFESGKPYQNVVDTFSTWYGNTLYIVAMLAVGLHVRHGFWSAAQTLGAGSRTRDRALKTTANALALLLTAGFVAVPVGVMTGVVS; encoded by the coding sequence ATGGCACGCACCGTGTGGGACTCGACCGTCGGCAAGAAGACAGTGATGGCGGTCAGCGGCCTGATCATGCTGCTGTACCTGGTCGTCCACATGATCGGAAACCTGAAGATCTTCTTCGGGGCGGGTGAGTTCAACCACTACGCCCACTGGCTGCGGACGGTGGGCGAGCCGTTCATGCACTACGAGTGGACGCTGTGGGTCGTCCGCGTGGTGCTCGTCCTCGCCGTGGTCGCCCACGCCGTCTCCGCCTACCAGCTCAGCCGGCGCGACATCAAGGCGCGCCCCACCAAGTACGTCCACAAGAAGGCGCGCGCCAGTTACGCCACCCGCACCATGCGCTGGGGCGGGATCATCCTCGCCCTGTTCATCGTCTGGCACGTCCTCGACCTGACCACCGGCACCGTCCACTCCGGCGGCTTCGAGTCCGGCAAGCCCTACCAGAACGTCGTGGACACCTTCTCCACCTGGTACGGCAACACCCTCTACATCGTCGCGATGCTGGCCGTCGGCCTGCACGTCCGGCACGGCTTCTGGAGCGCCGCCCAGACCCTCGGCGCCGGCAGCCGCACCCGCGACCGCGCCCTCAAGACCACCGCCAACGCCCTTGCGCTGCTGCTCACGGCCGGCTTCGTCGCCGTCCCCGTGGGCGTCATGACCGGAGTGGTGAGCTGA
- a CDS encoding fumarate reductase/succinate dehydrogenase flavoprotein subunit — translation MTSYTDYTTGEPVTDTKAPAGPVHERWDTRRFEARLVNPANRRKHTVIVVGTGLAGGSAGATLAEQGYHVVQFCYQDSPRRAHSIAAQGGINAAKNYRNDGDSVHRLFYDTVKGGDFRARESNVHRLAQISVEIIDQCVAQGVPFAREYGGLLDTRSFGGVQVSRTFYARGQTGQQLLLGAYQALSRQIAAGNVEMHPRTEMLDLIVVDGRARGIVARDLITGKISTYFADAVVLATGGYGNVFYLSTNAMNSNATAVWRAHRRGAYFANPCFTQIHPTCIPRTGDHQSKLTLMSESLRNDGRIWVPKAKGDTRPPTQIPEDERDYYLERLYPSFGNLVPRDIASRAAKNVCDEGRGVGPGGQGVYLDFADAIRRMGRKAVEARYGNLFDMYQRITDEDPYEVPMRIYPAVHYTMGGLWVDYDLQTTVPGLFAIGEANFSDHGANRLGASALMQGLADGYFVLPATLNDYLARNPRQGEVTDEHPAVQEVLAETEDRLNLLLSVDGDRTPDSFHRELGELMWEFCGMARSDSGLRKALERIPQIREEFWRRIKVPGTGEEFNQSLEKANRIVDYLELAELMCLDALHRAESCGGHFREESQTPDGEAARRDDEFAYAAAWEFTGTGEAPTLHKEDLVFEYVHPTQRSYA, via the coding sequence ATGACCTCGTACACCGACTACACGACCGGCGAGCCGGTCACCGACACCAAGGCCCCCGCCGGACCGGTCCACGAGCGCTGGGACACGCGCCGCTTCGAGGCGAGGCTGGTCAACCCGGCCAACCGCCGCAAGCACACCGTGATCGTCGTCGGCACCGGCCTCGCGGGCGGCTCCGCCGGGGCCACGCTGGCCGAACAGGGCTACCACGTCGTCCAGTTCTGCTACCAGGACTCCCCGCGGCGGGCGCACTCCATCGCCGCGCAGGGCGGCATCAACGCGGCGAAGAACTACCGCAACGACGGCGACTCCGTCCACCGTCTCTTCTACGACACCGTCAAGGGCGGCGACTTCCGCGCCCGCGAGTCCAACGTGCACCGCCTCGCACAGATCTCCGTCGAGATCATCGACCAGTGCGTCGCGCAGGGCGTGCCCTTCGCCCGCGAGTACGGCGGCCTGCTCGACACCCGTTCCTTCGGCGGCGTCCAGGTCTCCCGCACCTTCTACGCCCGCGGTCAGACGGGCCAGCAGCTCCTCCTCGGCGCCTACCAGGCGCTCAGCCGGCAGATCGCGGCCGGCAACGTGGAGATGCACCCGCGTACCGAGATGCTGGACCTGATCGTCGTCGACGGCCGGGCCCGGGGCATCGTGGCCCGCGACCTGATCACCGGGAAGATCTCCACCTACTTCGCGGACGCCGTCGTCCTGGCGACCGGCGGTTACGGCAACGTCTTCTACCTGTCGACGAACGCCATGAACTCCAACGCCACCGCCGTCTGGCGCGCGCACCGGCGCGGGGCGTACTTCGCCAACCCGTGCTTCACCCAGATCCACCCCACCTGCATCCCGCGCACCGGCGACCACCAGTCCAAGCTCACCCTGATGAGCGAGTCGCTGCGCAACGACGGCCGTATCTGGGTGCCCAAGGCCAAGGGCGACACCCGCCCGCCCACGCAGATCCCCGAGGACGAGCGCGACTACTACCTGGAGCGCCTCTACCCCTCCTTCGGCAACCTGGTGCCTCGCGACATCGCCTCCCGCGCCGCGAAGAACGTCTGCGACGAGGGCAGGGGAGTGGGCCCCGGCGGCCAGGGCGTCTACCTGGACTTCGCCGACGCCATCCGGCGGATGGGCCGCAAGGCCGTCGAGGCCAGGTACGGCAACCTCTTCGACATGTACCAGCGGATCACCGACGAGGATCCGTACGAGGTGCCCATGCGGATCTACCCCGCCGTGCACTACACGATGGGCGGCCTGTGGGTCGACTACGACCTCCAGACCACCGTCCCCGGCCTGTTCGCGATCGGTGAGGCCAACTTCTCCGACCACGGCGCCAACCGGCTCGGCGCCTCCGCGCTGATGCAGGGCCTGGCCGACGGCTACTTCGTGCTGCCGGCGACCCTCAACGACTACCTGGCCCGCAACCCGCGCCAGGGCGAGGTGACCGACGAACACCCCGCGGTGCAGGAGGTGCTGGCCGAGACCGAGGACCGGCTCAACCTGCTGCTGTCCGTCGACGGCGACCGCACCCCCGACTCCTTCCACCGCGAACTGGGCGAGCTGATGTGGGAGTTCTGCGGCATGGCGCGCAGTGACTCCGGGCTGCGCAAGGCGCTGGAGCGCATCCCGCAGATCCGCGAGGAGTTCTGGCGCCGGATCAAGGTTCCCGGCACCGGCGAGGAGTTCAACCAGTCGCTGGAGAAGGCCAACCGCATCGTCGACTACCTGGAGCTCGCCGAGCTGATGTGCCTCGACGCGCTGCACCGCGCCGAGTCCTGCGGCGGCCACTTCCGTGAGGAGTCCCAGACCCCGGACGGCGAAGCGGCCCGCAGGGACGACGAGTTCGCCTACGCGGCCGCCTGGGAGTTCACCGGCACCGGCGAGGCTCCCACCCTGCACAAGGAAGACCTGGTCTTCGAGTACGTCCACCCCACCCAGCGGAGCTACGCATGA
- a CDS encoding succinate dehydrogenase/fumarate reductase iron-sulfur subunit yields MKLTLRVWRQKNADADGTMSTYEVDGISPDMSFLEMLDTLNEELILKGEDPVAFDHDCREGICGACSLVINGDAHGPERTTTCQLHMRSFEDGDTIDVEPWRAAAFPVVKDLVVDRSAFDRIIQAGGYVTAPTGSAPEAHATPVPKPDADFAFEHAECIGCGACVAACPNGAAMLFTSAKVNHLNVLPQGAPERETRVLDMVAQMDEEGFGGCTLAGECATACPKGIPLTSITGMNKEWLRATRKAGRR; encoded by the coding sequence ATGAAGCTCACCCTGCGCGTCTGGCGGCAGAAGAACGCCGACGCCGACGGCACCATGTCCACGTACGAGGTGGACGGCATCTCACCCGACATGTCCTTCCTGGAGATGCTCGACACCCTCAACGAGGAGCTCATCCTCAAGGGCGAGGACCCGGTCGCCTTCGACCACGACTGCCGCGAGGGCATCTGCGGCGCCTGCTCGCTGGTCATCAACGGCGACGCCCACGGGCCCGAGCGCACCACCACCTGCCAGCTCCACATGCGCTCCTTCGAGGACGGCGACACCATCGACGTCGAGCCGTGGCGGGCCGCCGCCTTCCCGGTGGTCAAGGACCTGGTGGTCGACCGCTCCGCCTTCGACCGCATCATCCAGGCCGGCGGCTACGTCACCGCGCCGACCGGCTCCGCGCCCGAGGCCCACGCCACGCCGGTGCCCAAGCCGGACGCGGACTTCGCCTTCGAGCACGCCGAGTGCATCGGCTGCGGCGCCTGCGTCGCGGCCTGCCCCAACGGCGCGGCGATGCTGTTCACCTCCGCCAAGGTCAACCACCTCAACGTGCTGCCGCAGGGCGCCCCCGAGCGTGAGACGCGGGTGCTGGACATGGTGGCGCAGATGGACGAGGAGGGCTTCGGCGGCTGCACCCTCGCCGGGGAGTGCGCCACCGCCTGCCCCAAGGGCATCCCGCTGACGTCCATCACGGGGATGAACAAGGAGTGGCTGCGGGCGACCCGCAAGGCGGGCAGGCGCTAG
- a CDS encoding DUF2382 domain-containing protein, whose product MITRDEISILLDHPVYDGDGNKIGDAKHVFLDDASGRPEWVTVKTGMFGSSESFVPIRDASMVQDHLEVPYPKDKVKGAPNVDIDAGGHLSVDEEHRLYEYYGINWDSVLSDPKDSGGTTGKAGTSGAAGAAGAAGAAGAAGAAGTSAGRGGDISGRTGAPPTPQRAGTAGAAGAMSGRGESMTRGGEAKGRGSGDAMTRSEERMHVGVERHESGRARLRKYVVTEEVQQTVPVRHEEVRVEREPITDANRDDAMSGPAFKEDQHEVTLHEERPVVTTEAVPVERVRMTTEETTTNETVHGQVRKERIEAETEMTEESGRRGRDVPGSDVRAGVAMSRAGVATSRARAAKAPDSRSPRRAGARHRRVALPGRPATTASRR is encoded by the coding sequence ATGATCACCCGCGATGAGATCTCGATCCTGCTGGATCACCCCGTCTACGACGGGGACGGCAACAAGATCGGCGACGCGAAGCACGTCTTCCTCGACGACGCGAGTGGACGCCCCGAGTGGGTGACCGTCAAGACCGGGATGTTCGGCTCCAGCGAGTCGTTCGTGCCCATCCGCGACGCCTCCATGGTGCAGGACCACCTCGAGGTGCCGTATCCCAAGGACAAGGTGAAGGGCGCACCCAACGTCGACATCGACGCGGGCGGTCACCTGTCGGTGGACGAGGAGCACCGGCTGTACGAGTACTACGGCATCAACTGGGACAGCGTCCTGAGCGACCCCAAGGACAGCGGCGGGACCACGGGCAAGGCCGGGACCTCGGGCGCCGCCGGAGCGGCGGGAGCCGCGGGCGCGGCCGGTGCCGCGGGAGCCGCGGGGACGTCGGCCGGACGCGGGGGCGACATCTCCGGCAGGACGGGCGCGCCTCCCACGCCCCAGCGGGCCGGCACGGCCGGGGCGGCGGGCGCCATGTCCGGCCGCGGCGAGTCCATGACGCGCGGCGGCGAGGCCAAGGGGCGCGGCAGCGGTGACGCGATGACCCGCTCCGAGGAGCGGATGCACGTCGGCGTAGAGCGGCACGAGTCCGGCCGGGCCCGGCTGCGCAAGTACGTGGTGACCGAGGAGGTCCAGCAGACCGTCCCGGTCCGCCACGAGGAAGTACGCGTGGAGCGCGAACCGATCACCGACGCCAACCGCGACGACGCCATGTCCGGACCCGCCTTCAAGGAGGACCAGCACGAGGTCACGCTGCACGAGGAGCGGCCCGTGGTCACCACCGAGGCGGTACCGGTCGAGCGGGTGCGGATGACCACCGAGGAGACGACCACCAACGAGACCGTGCACGGCCAGGTGCGCAAGGAGCGCATCGAGGCCGAGACGGAGATGACCGAGGAATCGGGCCGCCGGGGCCGCGACGTCCCGGGGTCCGATGTCCGGGCCGGGGTCGCGATGTCCCGGGCCGGGGTCGCGACGTCCCGGGCAAGGGCCGCTAAAGCCCCCGACTCCCGCTCTCCCCGACGCGCCGGTGCCCGTCACCGGCGCGTCGCGCTGCCCGGGAGGCCTGCCACCACGGCGAGCCGCCGGTAG
- a CDS encoding LLM class flavin-dependent oxidoreductase — MSSVIATTRFSVLDRSRVREGHTAPEALRDTVALAKEAERLGYHRFWVAEHHGVPGVAGSAPTVLAAAVAAATRTLRVGTGGVMLPNHRPLVVAEQFGVLASLFPGRIDMGLGRSVGFTGGVRKALGRDKEDAEDFAAQLDELLGWFRGTSPTGVHARPSEGLSVPPFVLAMGEGATIAARAGLPMVIGDLRDRDRMRRGIDRYRELFRPSAWASEPYVIVSGTVAVADTAERARRLLVPEAWSMAYSRTHGSFPPLPPAERVEALTLTGKERDFYEAGLTGHLAGTEEQVAQGLESLLKDTGAQEVLVTTSAYDREALLESYRRLAVVAGLPGSATRR; from the coding sequence ATGAGTTCCGTGATCGCCACGACCCGCTTCTCCGTCCTCGACCGCTCACGCGTCCGCGAGGGGCACACCGCTCCCGAGGCCCTGCGGGACACCGTGGCCCTCGCCAAGGAGGCGGAGCGGCTCGGGTACCACCGGTTCTGGGTCGCCGAGCACCACGGCGTGCCCGGTGTGGCCGGTTCGGCGCCGACCGTACTGGCGGCGGCCGTCGCCGCGGCGACCCGCACGCTGCGCGTGGGCACCGGCGGGGTGATGCTGCCCAACCACCGGCCGCTGGTCGTGGCCGAGCAGTTCGGCGTGCTCGCCTCGCTGTTCCCCGGGCGGATCGACATGGGTCTGGGCCGCTCGGTCGGGTTCACCGGCGGGGTGCGCAAGGCGCTGGGGCGGGACAAGGAGGACGCGGAGGACTTCGCCGCCCAGCTCGACGAACTGCTCGGCTGGTTCCGCGGCACCTCGCCCACGGGCGTGCACGCCCGGCCGTCCGAGGGCCTGAGCGTGCCGCCGTTCGTGCTGGCGATGGGTGAGGGCGCCACGATCGCCGCCCGTGCCGGGCTGCCGATGGTCATCGGCGACCTGCGCGACCGGGACCGGATGCGCCGGGGCATCGACCGCTACCGGGAGCTGTTCCGCCCCTCCGCGTGGGCGAGCGAGCCGTACGTGATCGTCTCCGGCACCGTGGCGGTGGCGGACACGGCCGAGCGGGCCCGGCGGCTGCTGGTCCCGGAGGCCTGGTCGATGGCGTACTCCCGCACCCACGGCAGCTTCCCGCCGCTGCCGCCGGCCGAGCGCGTCGAGGCACTGACCCTGACCGGCAAGGAGCGTGACTTCTACGAGGCGGGCCTGACCGGACACCTCGCGGGCACGGAGGAGCAGGTGGCGCAGGGGCTGGAGTCGCTGCTGAAGGACACCGGGGCGCAGGAGGTGCTCGTCACCACCAGCGCCTACGACCGCGAGGCGCTGCTGGAGTCCTACCGGCGGCTCGCCGTGGTGGCAGGCCTCCCGGGCAGCGCGACGCGCCGGTGA